From Myotis daubentonii chromosome 15, mMyoDau2.1, whole genome shotgun sequence, one genomic window encodes:
- the LOC132216138 gene encoding histone lysine acetyltransferase CREBBP-like isoform X1: protein MAFALQENFEITFWTRDSLPLGQHHCADFQEFVRVAEGAKEELHEDKESCLAMLLELHNQGQDRCVLACTECKQRVKTGWHCPGCEDYDLCINCYNTKGHTHRMVKVGLGLDEEAVEGDEGGNQGEMQFRRIQEARRLSFLRCIQTLRHTRQCRDASCSRTNCQRMKRVVLHPKRCQRKVNGGCPVCKQLFAVCCYHAKRCQENPCPVPLCLSIKQKLLEQLLWLRQQRIWNRLPQG, encoded by the exons ATGGCGTTCGCCCTTCAGGAGAATTTTGAAATCACCTTTTGGACGCGCGATAGCCTCCCCCTTGGTCAGCACCACTGCGCTGA ctTTCAGGAATTTGTGAGGGTCGCCGAAGGAGCGAAGGAGGAACTGCACGAGGACAAAGAGAGTTGCCTAGCGATGCTGCTGGAGTTGCACAACCAGGGCCAGGACCGCTGTGTCCTCGCCTGCACTGAGTGCAAGCAGCGGGTGAAGACAGGCTGGCACTGCCCCGGGTGCGAGGACTACGACCTTTGCATCAACTGCTACAACACCAAGGGCCACACCCACAGGATGGTgaaggtggggctgggcctggatgAAGAGGCAGTGGAGGGCGATGAGGGCGGCAACCAGGGGGAGATGCAGTTCAGGAGAATCCAGGAGGCTCGGCGCCTCAGCTTCCTGCGCTGCATCCAGACCCTGAGGCATACCCGCCAGTGCCGCGACGCCAGCTGCTCTCGGACCAACTGCCAGAGGATGAAGCGTGTTGTGCTGCACCCCAAGCGCTGCCAGCGTAAGGTCAATGGAGGCTGCCCAGTGTGCAAGCAGCTATTCGCCGTTTGCTGTTACCATGCCAAACGCTGCCAAGAAAACCCATGCCCCGTTCCCTTATGCCTCAGCATCAAACAGAAGCTCCTCGAGCAGCTGCTCTGGCTCCGCCAGCAGCGGATTTGGAACCGCCTGCCGCAGGGGTAG
- the LOC132216142 gene encoding histone lysine acetyltransferase CREBBP-like has product MAFALQENFEITFWTRDSLPLGQQHCADFQEFVRVVEGAKEELHEDKESCLAMLLELHNQGQDHCVLACTECKQRVKTGWHCPGCEDYDLCINCYNTKGHTHRMVKVGLGLDEEAVEGDEGGNQGEMQFRRIQEARRLSFLRCIQTLRHTRQCRDASCSRTNCQRMKRVVLHPKRCQRKVNGGCPVCKQLFAVCCYHAKRCQENPCPVPLCLNIKQKLLEQLLRLRQQRIWNRLRQG; this is encoded by the exons ATGGCGTTCGCCCTTCAGGAGAATTTTGAAATCACCTTTTGGACGCGCGATAGCCTCCCCCTTGGTCAGCAACACTGCGCTGA ctTTCAGGAATTTGTGAGGGTCGTCGAAGGAGCGAAGGAGGAACTGCACGAGGACAAAGAGAGTTGCCTAGCGATGCTGCTGGAGTTGCACAACCAGGGCCAGGACCACTGTGTCCTCGCCTGCACTGAGTGCAAGCAGCGGGTGAAGACAGGCTGGCACTGCCCTGGGTGCGAGGACTACGATCTTTGCATCAACTGCTACAACACCAAGGGCCACACCCACAGGATGGTgaaggtggggctgggcctggatgAAGAGGCAGTGGAGGGCGATGAGGGCGGCAACCAGGGGGAGATGCAGTTCAGGAGAATCCAGGAGGCTCGGCGCCTCAGCTTCCTGCGCTGCATCCAGACCCTGAGGCATACCCGCCAGTGCCGCGACGCCAGCTGCTCTCGGACCAACTGCCAGAGGATGAAGCGTGTTGTGCTGCACCCCAAGCGCTGCCAGCGTAAGGTCAATGGAGGCTGCCCAGTGTGCAAGCAGCTATTCGCTGTTTGCTGTTACCATGCCAAACGCTGCCAAGAAAACCCATGCCCCGTTCCCTTGTGCCTCAACATCAAACAGAAGCTCCTCGAGCAGCTGCTCCGGCTCCGCCAGCAGCGGATTTGGAACCGACTGCGGCAGGGGTAG
- the LOC132216138 gene encoding histone lysine acetyltransferase CREBBP-like isoform X2, whose amino-acid sequence MLLELHNQGQDRCVLACTECKQRVKTGWHCPGCEDYDLCINCYNTKGHTHRMVKVGLGLDEEAVEGDEGGNQGEMQFRRIQEARRLSFLRCIQTLRHTRQCRDASCSRTNCQRMKRVVLHPKRCQRKVNGGCPVCKQLFAVCCYHAKRCQENPCPVPLCLSIKQKLLEQLLWLRQQRIWNRLPQG is encoded by the coding sequence ATGCTGCTGGAGTTGCACAACCAGGGCCAGGACCGCTGTGTCCTCGCCTGCACTGAGTGCAAGCAGCGGGTGAAGACAGGCTGGCACTGCCCCGGGTGCGAGGACTACGACCTTTGCATCAACTGCTACAACACCAAGGGCCACACCCACAGGATGGTgaaggtggggctgggcctggatgAAGAGGCAGTGGAGGGCGATGAGGGCGGCAACCAGGGGGAGATGCAGTTCAGGAGAATCCAGGAGGCTCGGCGCCTCAGCTTCCTGCGCTGCATCCAGACCCTGAGGCATACCCGCCAGTGCCGCGACGCCAGCTGCTCTCGGACCAACTGCCAGAGGATGAAGCGTGTTGTGCTGCACCCCAAGCGCTGCCAGCGTAAGGTCAATGGAGGCTGCCCAGTGTGCAAGCAGCTATTCGCCGTTTGCTGTTACCATGCCAAACGCTGCCAAGAAAACCCATGCCCCGTTCCCTTATGCCTCAGCATCAAACAGAAGCTCCTCGAGCAGCTGCTCTGGCTCCGCCAGCAGCGGATTTGGAACCGCCTGCCGCAGGGGTAG